AGTAGatgaagaattaatctctttagcaaacggttcttcaactcgtgttgcgtcgtaccctgggtgtgttgtaaatggagtaagatttttgtgttatgacagggacaagaatcgcaaaactcaaaatagtggagtctctgtagcgggtgtcgaaaatagtacttattacggccagttggaagaagttttagtgatgtcttatctttctggttgttctgttgtattatttaagtgcaaatggtttgacactaatcggtcttcaggattaaagtttgagcaaaacataacgagtatcaaaaccagttcggaggccttcaaagatgataaatttatcttagcaactcaggctaaccaagttttctacattgaagaccttaaaaataaatctcattggaaagtcgtccaagaagtgcatcacagaaatgtgtgggacatcccactagttgaagaacaagcggaggatgtagaagtagatgttatgcacgacactagttcctctaatttccaattattcgttgatcttggaccgttgccacaaatcagctttgaacgtacaggggctccattacaatttgttgagatagataatgttgcaattgaggaggagagggaggaggaaatggaagaagaagaggaggaggagaagaggaagtggaggaggaggaggaggaggttgaatatgaagatgatgaagaggaagatgaacacatagaaaccgatgatgatagtgaagattattatagtgataattaagtggtaattttataatatgttgaagtaattatttttaacaataaataattttatattgtcatttttaactgataaatgtaattttaatatcgattaatttgacagatatggctgatgttattgctcaatctcacgggggtgatggtggaggatgcgatcctccacgtggaccggcagatatcccagctgattgtgaacgaggtaatattttacacattgatatactccttaaaatttaacaattaatccatattaattttaaaatgttgaatttgcatacaatagcgcctccaagtaaacgtggacgccataagggattgaacacgcgggaaaagagggaacagttggggcgtcctctccctctcgagtgggatgtgcgggggagaacatataaagagatcggagagtacagctcaaatttctcaagagagctcggattacttgttcgacagtacacagatccggactgtcctcaatggtcaaaagtaccaaatgcctcgaaagaaagaatacttgcacatttggaagtaagtagtttatgtatttttatgttaattctcattttatgttatatatgatatttactaataaatgtttgtaaattaggatgatttgtttgatattgggcgtactagatatggagaagggcatatgcctgggatcttgagaggcattgatacttcgtgtgctaaaaagtattctgactggaagtacgatattaaagagcacttaacgattaatgggccacaaaatcattatggtggttgcacggatacgcagtggcaaaaagcaattgattttttccgtcgcccagaaattacggtattaatttcttgctaaacttaactatcttaattaaatatattactaacgataactttttgcagaaacgttctgtggtcaacaaggaaaatagaaagaaattgaaagagcttagctatggaggttctcagtcaatcccagccttacgctataaaaaggttagttaattaattattttttagtttatttttcttatttacgtttaattattaattttataaaaatatatgtacgtgacagcgcaatttagagactgggcaacttgagtccatcccggatagctggatggatactcaccataaatcaggcacagggtgggtgacagagacagcaaaaaatacttgggtacgttaagtttttttaaacatttttcaaatttttaattgtttcaaaattttaattacattatacattgtatcacaggaggaattgcgtgcataccgcgacacacagcagacacaggcaactgatactgagagttccacaccagtttcgagtgcgcctgaagatgaagacatatctttggtacaaaatgtcttcggaaaacgacggggccaccagaaaggatatggacgtatccttaacataagggaccgaactccatttgattttcgtccttcacaaactagagatgaagagttgtctgagatgagagagcgtcttcgacagttagaggagcatgtccggactcattgtatcaccccgggatctcaatctgccccaccaccaccacccgatgatcctgatgttggagcaccgactcagtaggacttatgtatgaattttattacaattgactattacattatcatgtttaagacaagtctttattttaattcaacgaatacactcttatgtttttttttatatctttaatataagtgttttaattttattctattttcttatatttaattcaaaataaataaataaataagggaataacaaatataaaaaaaaattggggacaagtctgtaccgaggacattgtcctcggtatataccacCAAGATGTCGGTATATACCAGTACGATGAGAAATTGAGGTTTgttgtaccgaggacatttgtcactttctaccgaggacattATCCTCGGTAAAACGTATACCGAGAACATTTTGAATGTCGTCGGTAGACGTTTTGTTTTATCGACGCGGCTGTACCGACAACTTTATACCGACGACATTGTCTCAGTATAagatataccgaggacatttcggcttataccgaggacatttgttctcggtataggccctgATTTTTGTAGTGACTATACCGACaacatgtcctcggtatagacatttCATATGCGCGGGACATTTTCGCGGTTTTAAATAGGTTTAGTTGCTATACCAagaacctataccgagaacatgttctcggtagagGGTTTATAAATATACCCCACAGCCGCGaagccccttctccttcctctctaGTTTCTCTCGGTTTTCTCCGAGCCGTCCGCCTCCCTCCGCCATTTTCCTCCCAAAAAGCTCGGTTTTAAGCCTCAAAATTGCCAAGGGTGAAGGGATTTCTGTGTATTTGTTGAAGGTatggtttatttattcatttttttatatatatatatttatgaaattgtataatgatattttgtagtttttgtttgaaggttgggtattcggtttttgttggactaaagagattgctagcaagatattgaaggcattggtaagttttttttaatttttttaattttttttcaatttttgaataatttatgtttttttatataaataatataatattaattttaataaaaatctgaaattattatattagatagaatgtatttatttttaggttttcaaaataagtattagtaaaaatgatattaggaattagaaaattgttatatgagtaattagtatttttttttaaataaattctatgttgttttggtgaattttatgtgtattaaacatattagtaaatatattaaatatttgagtgttaatttgaaaattttggtggtaatgttagtatgttgttgttgtcaattttaattttttttggttatgttagtagtaaaaattcaaattttatgaatattgatgattaatttgttgttgttaatttttagtagaattttaatattttggttagaaaattgaataattaataaaatttagactaataattataaattatatagtcgtttaaaatgtatttgtaatgttctctgcatgatctgggtctggatattttttatgtcttatttgcaggattttaaattttggaatagatgaaaatatagtcgttatgctgccgaattttttatagaattgtaaaatttggagatattgtgaatattagtagaagtactcaataaaatttctaatttaataaatagtgaattgataagtaaaataatatattttaaaattaagattaaaaaaaattaacattaacattatgcaactaaattttaataaaaataaacattaattaaataatttaagtaataattaaatcctaaagtaaataaataaattttaaacaaatcttagaaattttgtttaaattaataaaactattcaataaagcataagtaaaatatgtaatttaataaatactaaattaatatgtaaaaaaataatatttgttagttctgattaaataaaattaacaaatatattattagaaaaccattattaaaattaaaaaaattaaatttaatatttgttagttttaatcattattaaaattaaaattaaaaaatatgtttttaataatatttgttagttgtttttaatttttctgtattttttttaatttttttttcaatttttgagtaatttatgtttttttttatataaataatatattttaaaattaagattaaaaaaaattaacattaacattatgcaactaaattttaataaaaataaacattaattaaatattaaactATGGCACCACACTCTAGTGttgtttcttcttcttattctcttctcTCAATATTTCTCATTTTCACTTTGCTTATATCATCACCACTCGAAGCCTCTGAAAAAAAGGCAAGcctatatttacatatatatatatagtctttttTGTCTTCATTTATATGAAGTTTATGTTAAAATGTATTCATTCATGCATATAATAATACAGTCTTTTATTTTGTGTGTTGATTCACATGAAATTTAATTATGCTATAATCAATGTATTCATGCAGCCATATATTGTGTACATGGGAGCACATTCCCATGGTGTGCACCCTTCCTCAGATGATCTTGAAAGGGCCACAAATTCTCATTACACCCTTCTTGGATCTTACTTGGGAAGGTACATACGTTAACAATGCCTATACTTTGTTATGATTTTGTTTTCTCAAATATATGTTAGAATGTGGAAAGTGGTTTAGAAGTATAATATAGTGTATGGTAAAATGTATGgatttcatctcaaaatcaattggTGATTTTCTCTAACATCTTCCCTTAAGATGGTGGTTATTTTTGCTCAACAATCTTGGACGGCTCGATCGCAAGTGGCTCGTTGGCTCTCTTTGACTCACTATCCCTGAATCACAAAGGGCTCTTTTGGAGAGGTTTTTAGATTTGGATCGGATAGATTCTCGTTAGAGTTTTCTTTTGGCTTTAGAAGTATAATATATGGTGCATGGTAAGAAGTATGTGattccatctcaaaaccaattggtgagTAACTCATACTCTTATAAATTATTGAAAATACCCACACACTTTCCACGTGGGATATTTTCTCTAACAATATATACATACTCTTGTTTGTAATTTTCTTGTTGTGTAGTGAGGAAAAGGCAAAGGATGCCATCTTTTACTCGTATAATAGACATATTAATGGCTTTGCTGCAATTCTTGATGAAGTAGAAGCTGCAGAAATTCGTAGTAAgcattttatttttgttgttattaTGTTAACTAATTTTTAAGAATTGATTTAACTATATGCAATGTTGATTATTACAGAGCATCCAAATGTGATATCGGTTTTCCTAAGCAAAGAAGGGAAACCAGCCACAACTCGTTCATGGAAGTTTCTTGGATTGGAAAGATATAACGAAGTCGTTCCTTCTAAATCTATTTGGAACAAGGCACACTTTGGTGAAGATGTAATTATTGGAAACTTGGACACtggtactttctctctctctctaaatatatatataggcaaTAAATTTAATCccattttagtaaaaaaaaaatggaatgccTATATTAATGTACTTTAGAGGCTTGGTTTGAAGTGTTTATTCTTTCAATGATTAACAAAATCAgctccataaatatatatattctttttttttttaatttttgaatttttttccttttctttattttctagataattaattttaaatgtgGTGAGAGTTGGTTGGTATAGGTGTTTGGCCTGAATCAAAAAGCTTTAGCGAGTACGAAGGAATTGGACCTATCCCATCAAGGTGGCGTGGAAGTTGTCAACAAACCATTGGAGATAAAATTCATTGCAATAGGTTGATGCTCTTATttctactttttattttttttctttttcatatacaTATTTCTATGAATTGTatttcatatacatatacatatatatatgtatatgatttgTTTTGGGATTAAGGGTAGAAAAACATTGACATAAAACCAATAATTATTAGTTATATAGTCCAGCATACTTAAGGGATGCATTTGGGTTAAAGTAGTCtaaatctttaatttttttaatcaaaataacatATGATTTCACAACTACGTTAtgcataaatttatttattttgtcaggCAGGCATGAAAGTTTTGATAGCttaatacatacatatataaacacatatatatacatattctaTAGATTATTTTACTTGCTCTCCAATTTCCACCATAGGAAGCTAATAGGAGCAAAGTACTTTAGCAAAGGCATTCTGACACAACTAAAGATGTCCAACGCCTCTATACCTAAGGAAAACTTTTTCACTAGTCGAGACACAAATGGACATGGGACTCATACTCTTTCCACATCTGGGGGTAGCTTTGTCCCCAGAGCaaatattttgggatttggaaATGGTACCGCTAAGGGTGGTTCTCCAAAAGCTCGTGTGGCTACTTACAAAGTCTTATGGCCAGGGAGCAACGAGGCCGACATTCTGGCAGGATTCGAGCATGCCAGGGAGTTGTGGATGGTGCGGTTCTTATCTCACACTTTTGGGCTCATGTAGTATTTGATACTGGTGCATCTCATTCTTGTATATCATTAATGTTTGCTAGCATGTTGGGTTTGAGttgggaaacttttagtcctACATTGCAGTTGAGTGTACCTGGGAGGGCATGGTGAAGTATCAACCATCTGCAAATTGGTTGTATTGTGTTTGAATGGCATAATTTATTAGGAAACCTGATGGTGTTACCTATAGGACAATTTGATGTgattcttggcatggattggttgtctAAGTACCAAGCCCTTGTTGATTGCTCACGCAAAAGGGTGACTCAACTCCAAGTGGAGATTTCATTGTATATCGATCCAACATAAATGCAGTAAGGCATAATCCTATCCTTAAGGCATGTTTAGGTGGGAAAAGAAACTTAGAGTGTTATGGGAGTCTGTTTGCAATTGAGGATGAGTCTAGGCCTCTAAACAAGTTTCCTTGGATATCAGTGGTTAGTGGCTTTCGAGAtatgtttcctgaggatttgccaggACTACCACCTGATAGAGAGACCAAGTTTTGCATTGATTTGATTCCCAGGACTCCACCATTTTCTACTACCCCTTATCGCATGGCACCTGCAGAGTTGGATGAATTGAAGAAGCAATTGGATGAGCTAATGAATAAGGTGCATCAGGAACAGTACTTccccatggggagctccagttttgtttgccaAGAAATCTGATGGATCCTTGTGATTGTGCATCGATTATAAGAAATTAATTCtgatgacaattaagaacaagtatccattgccaatGATATATGAGTTGTTTGATCAGCTCAAATGTTCAAAGTGTTTTGCCAAGATTGACTTAAGCTCAGgctatcatcaattgaggatttaggaagaggatattcctaaaacTAATTTCAAAACGCGTTATGGAcactttgagtttttggtgatgccatttgggttaaCGAATGCACCTTTAACATGGACCTTATGAATAGAATCTTTAGaccctatttggataagtttgtggttaTTTTTATTGATGACCTTTTAGTGTATTCCAAGACACCTGAGGACCATACAGAACATTAAACAGTTGTGTTGCAAACTTTGAGGGaccatcaattatatgctaagaaaGAAGAATGTGACTTTTGGAGGACTGAGGTCAAATTCTTAGGGCATGTAAAATATCAAGAGGACATTACTGTGAATTCATGCGAAGATAGATTCTATCTTACAGTGGGAAAAATCGAAGAACCTTACTTAGAttcgaagttttcttgggttagtagGTTACTATCGTCGCTTTGTGGAGAATTTTTCTCGAATTTCTATGCCTTTGAAAAAGCTaacaagaaaggatttaaagttcGTGTGGGATGACAGTTGTGAAGAAGCTTTTAGAGAACTTAAGCCAAGATTGACTACGACGACTATTCGCTGTGCCTAATAGTGATGAACCGTTTGTGGTATTTACTGATGCTTCTGGTAGTATTGGTTTAGGTGGagttctcatgccaaatggcaagGTTGTTGCCTATCTTTCACGCCAATATAAGACACATGAGAAGAACTACCCCACACATGACTTGGAACTTGCAGCAGTGATTTTTGCCTTGAAAATGTGGAGATGCTACTTATATGGGgaaaattttgaattataatctgatcataagagtttaaagtatatCTTTActtaaaaagatttgaatttgagGCAAAGAAGAAGGGTCGAGTAAAGGGCAAATTATGATTTCACTTTGAAATATCCTCATGGAAAAGCAAATGCGGTTTCTACACAGTGCTACTTCAACAAGTTAAGCAATGTCAGTGGCAAGATGAGAAATTGAGACTTATCTAGAATCGAATCCAAAACGGTGAGCAAttagatggatggacagtaaATGCTGAAGAATTCGTATACCATAAGGGAAGAATAGTCGTTGCAAATATCCCTGATCTTAGAGAGTCTGTTATGATTGAGGCCCATAGGTCTAAGGTTGTTGTACATCCTGgaaacacaaagatgtaccaagatttgaaaaGACAATATTGTTGGGAAAGTATGAAGAGAGGTGTGGCTAACTTTGTAGCTAAGTGTATGGTTTGCCAACAGGTTAAATCTGAGCACCAGAGACCTTCAAGGTTGCTTCAACCTGTAcctataccagaatggaagtgggatgagatCACGATGGACTTTGGATGGGAttaccattaacaccattaaagCATGACACTGTCCCGTTGGTTGTCGAACATTTGACCAAATCTGCTCATTTCATTCAAATTAGGAAGGATTGTAAGGTTTCTGAACTAACTCGACTTTATGTGGGTAATATACTTCGACtgcatgggctgctttccagcaTTGTTTCTGAGAGAGATCCTCAATTTATATCAAGGTTTTTGAGAGCATTGCATGAAGCTTTAGGAACTGAATTTAACTTGAGCACCGCTCAccaccctcagacagatggacaatttgAGAGGGCTATCCGAACTATGGAGGACATGCTtcgttcttgtattttggattttggatTTCGTTCAAAGTTGTCAGAA
The Humulus lupulus chromosome 6, drHumLupu1.1, whole genome shotgun sequence DNA segment above includes these coding regions:
- the LOC133783428 gene encoding uncharacterized protein LOC133783428 yields the protein MEPRNVRLGLAADGFNPFGNMSLSYSMWPVVLTTYNLPPWLCMRETNFMLSLLIPGPHSPGKDFDVFLRPLIDELKELWVTGVQTRDAVDGSFFTLRAALMWTINDYPARSSLSGWTAQAPPSKRGRHKGLNTREKREQLGRPLPLEWDVRGRTYKEIGEYSSNFSRELGLLVRQYTDPDCPQWSKVPNASKERILAHLEDDLFDIGRTRYGEGHMPGILRGIDTSCAKKYSDWKYDIKEHLTINGPQNHYGGCTDTQWQKAIDFFRRPEITKRSVVNKENRKKLKELSYGGSQSIPALRYKKRNLETGQLESIPDSWMDTHHKSGTGWVTETAKNTWEELRAYRDTQQTQATDTESSTPVSSAPEDEDISLVQNVFGKRRGHQKGYGRILNIRDRTPFDFRPSQTRDEELSEMRERLRQLEEHVRTHCITPGSQSAPPPPPDDPDVGAPTQ